The following coding sequences are from one Deltaproteobacteria bacterium window:
- a CDS encoding tripartite tricarboxylate transporter substrate-binding protein produces the protein MVNRLLRILMLSALVLVLVPSLSLGADDFFKGKTIRFVVGFSPGGGFDTYTRLIARHFGKNVPGNPRTVVQNRTGAGSMIAANYIYAKAKPDGLTIGNWIGPLVLQHVLGKKGIKFDGRKFNWLGAPSTDDNTCALTKASGINNVKDWL, from the coding sequence ATGGTCAATCGGTTACTCCGAATCTTGATGCTCTCGGCGCTTGTCCTTGTGTTGGTGCCGTCCCTCTCTCTTGGCGCGGACGACTTCTTCAAGGGCAAGACCATTCGTTTCGTGGTCGGATTCTCCCCGGGCGGGGGTTTCGACACCTACACCCGGCTCATTGCCCGCCACTTCGGCAAGAACGTCCCCGGGAACCCCAGGACGGTGGTGCAGAACCGGACCGGCGCCGGCAGCATGATCGCCGCCAACTACATCTACGCCAAGGCCAAACCGGACGGCCTGACCATCGGTAACTGGATCGGCCCCCTGGTGCTGCAGCACGTGCTCGGCAAGAAGGGCATCAAGTTCGACGGGCGCAAGTTCAACTGGCTGGGCGCCCCGTCTACCGACGACAACACCTGTGCGCTCACCAAGGCCAGCGGCATCAACAACGTCAAGGACTGGCTC